From a single Vitis vinifera cultivar Pinot Noir 40024 chromosome 18, ASM3070453v1 genomic region:
- the VVSUC27 gene encoding sucrose transporter-like, protein MELAKPSSVFAIQDHQSSSPPTPIWKTVVVASIAAGIQFGWALQLSLLTPYVQLLGIPHKWAAFIWLCGPISGMIVQPVVGYHSDRCTSRFGRRRPFIAAGAVLVAIAVFLIGYAADIGRVSGDPLHNTIKTRAVAVFVVGFWILDVANNMLQGPCRALLADLSGTSARRTRTANALYSFFMAVGNVLGYAAGSFSKLHKMFPFARTQACDLYCANLKSCFFLSIALLLILTIIAFATVHETPLNRADIAVVEAGQPFYSQMMNAFRQLRRPMWVLLLVTCLNWIGWFPFLLFDTDWMGREVYGGTVGEGPRGRLYDLGVRAGSLGLMLNSVVLGLMSLGVEFFGRGVGGVKRLWGGVNFLLALCLALTVLVSKLAASWRHSLGGELHPPPIGIKAGALSLFAVMGVPLAITYSIPFALASIFCHSSGAGQGLSLGVLNLAIVVPQMMVSVASGPWDARFGGGNLPAFVVGAFAAALSGVLALTMLPAPPPDVPNTKDERTQPSS, encoded by the exons ATGGAGTTAGCCAAGCCTTCTTCAGTGTTTGCTATTCAAGACCACCAATCCTCTTCTCCTCCCACTCCCATATGGAAAACGGTTGTTGTGGCCTCCATCGCCGCCGGGATTCAGTTCGGATGGGCGTTGCAGCTGTCGTTGCTGACCCCCTACGTTCAGCTTCTCGGCATTCCCCACAAGTGGGCTGCTTTTATCTGGCTCTGTGGTCCCATCTCCGGCATGATTGTGCAGCCGGTAGTTGGTTACCACAGCGACCGCTGCACATCCCGGTTTGGGCGTCGCCGCCCCTTCATCGCCGCCGGGGCTGTTCTCGTTGCCATCGCTGTGTTTCTCATCGGCTACGCAGCCGACATCGGAAGGGTTTCCGGCGACCCCCTCCATAATACTATCAAAACCAGGGCGGTTGCGGTGTTCGTGGTTGGGTTTTGGATTCTGGATGTGGCTAATAATATGCTTCAAGGCCCTTGCCGAGCCCTCCTAGCGGATCTCTCCGGCACCAGCGCTCGGCGGACTCGAACGGCGAACGCGCTGTATTCGTTTTTCATGGCCGTCGGCAACGTCCTCGGCTACGCTGCCGGCTCCTTCAGCAAACTCCACAAGATGTTCCCCTTCGCCAGAACCCAAGCCTGCGACCTCTATTGCGCCAATCTCAAAAGCTGCTTTTTCCTTTCTATCGCGCTTCTTCTAATTCTGACAATCATCGCATTCGCCACCGTGCACGAAACCCCGCTCAACAGAGCCGACATCGCCGTCGTCGAAGCCGGACAACCGTTCTATTCCCAGATGATGAATGCCTTCAGGCAGCTGAGAAGGCCCATGTGGGTGCTTCTCCTTGTGACGTGTCTCAACTGGATTGGCTGGTTCCCTTTCCTTCTCTTCGACACCGATTGGATGGGCAGAGAGGTGTACGGAGGCACCGTCGGAGAAGGCCCCAGAGGAAGGCTGTACGATCTGGGAGTCCGCGCGGGTTCATTGGGGCTGATGCTGAACTCTGTGGTTCTGGGGTTGATGTCTCTCGGAGTTGAGTTCTTTGGCCGTGGGGTTGGCGGCGTGAAGCGCCTCTGGGGTGGCGTCAATTTTCTGCTGGCGCTGTGCTTGGCACTGACGGTACTTGTTAGCAAGTTGGCAGCGTCGTGGCGGCACAGCCTTGGCGGAGAGCTTCACCCACCGCCGATCGGCATCAAGGCTGGAGCGTTATCTCTGTTCGCTGTTATGGGGGTACCTCTTGCG atCACCTACAGCATTCCATTTGCTCTGGCTTCCATATTTTGCCACAGTTCTGGTGCAGGCCaag GACTTTCTCTTGGAGTTCTAAATCTTGCAATTGTTGTACCGCAG ATGATGGTGTCGGTAGCGAGCGGGCCATGGGACGCGCGATTTGGGGGCGGCAACCTTCCCGCGTTTGTAGTAGGTGCGTTTGCAGCCGCGCTGAGCGGAGTGTTGGCGCTGACTATGCTCCCAGCTCCTCCTCCTGATGTCCCTAACACCAAGGATGAGAGGACTCAGCCGTCgtcttaa